The region ATGGCCAACAGCAATTGCTGTACTACTCAAAAAACCGTGCAGACAGAAATCGGAACAAACAAAGTCGTTCAGAACATAGAGGTGGTTACTCACGAACATTTAGCTCTGATAGAGGTATGTCTTGCAGCTCTCACTTTACCTTGTTCTTGACTTGCAACTTGTTGACGCAGTGATTTGGCAACAGCAACGGCCTATGCCATCAAGACAGCACGTTACCCGGTGCTTTACGAAATGGCGAGAACGCCAGCTGTTGCAAGGAAGGCGCTAGAAACATGGAAGAGGCAACCCAGTCAACCATCCATTCCAGAAGGGAGCAACACATCTACGGGCAGTCAAGGGCAAGCAGGTCCGTCGACTGCCCCGGTGGTTAGGGGTGCCACGTCTATCACCACCGCTTTGCCCCCACAGCACATGGCCTTTTCCAAGCCTGTCCTGGAAAAAACCCGCCGCGGGACTCGGTGTGTTATCACCTGCGAACTCGAAAAGGCCTATCCAAACTTCCACATCCAGTGCGAATACATTTACCTCAATCAGCAAGAACGGGTCAACCATAGCTGGACGGACACACGCATCTCGCTTGCCAATATATCAACCAAGGAAAATCTCTGGGTTGTGGCTATGGAGCAGATAGGCTACAATGAAGCCTTCATCAAAGGGCTTGTTGGCGACGAAGAATATGCCCAACTCGAAAGCGTTGATGGGCCGGTTAAAGGACACGATAAATACTCTGGCCCATCAGTTGTTGCGAAGGTGGCCAAGAAAATCACGATTCCAGAAGGATACGACTTGGGTAACATCTGGTGTGAAACAGCGGGATTTTACACAATGAAAATCTTTGTCCCAAGCAAAGAATACAGGATGTAAAAGACATCGTTAGCTCACTATGAAATAATAAACAGACCTCCTTTGCCCTGACACTCAAGGTTTTCGCTCTCTCTTCACCTTCTAGACGCCAGAACCAAGTCGTGATCATGAACACCATCAATCTTCCCCAG is a window of Podospora pseudopauciseta strain CBS 411.78 chromosome 1, whole genome shotgun sequence DNA encoding:
- a CDS encoding hypothetical protein (EggNog:ENOG503PXF1), with protein sequence MAYFSDPPPSIVPSHMLASPGFGFDSFNNDSDVELPQLPAPQTLVPAHVSTGGQVGFQGNLSSNVIPIGSHTSGIVLYNDANLLGDGQQQLLYYSKNRADRNRNKQSRSEHRGGYSRTFSSDRATAYAIKTARYPVLYEMARTPAVARKALETWKRQPSQPSIPEGSNTSTGSQGQAGPSTAPVVRGATSITTALPPQHMAFSKPVLEKTRRGTRCVITCELEKAYPNFHIQCEYIYLNQQERVNHSWTDTRISLANISTKENLWVVAMEQIGYNEAFIKGLVGDEEYAQLESVDGPVKGHDKYSGPSVVAKVAKKITIPEGYDLGNIWCETAGFYTMKIFVPSKEYRM